In the Streptomyces sp. HUAS MG91 genome, one interval contains:
- a CDS encoding AMP-binding protein, whose amino-acid sequence MRSFGASSAHKGMWRAQEMAPDTPNHALTMWDVDGDLDREAIGSAFLHVMGEAEVLRVTFSDDGEGLRLVPRELGDWRPFALDLSAEADPEQAARDALAELVRQPFDLGRDLLFRLGAVKLSDTRHLLVIAYHHLISDGFGAGGLLSRRLAEVYTALVRGEPVPELEHPWDTASFAAEATDYLVSEKFTEDSAFWRDYLKDAPAPAQLPRVALGDEQRAALSEPLGSADRWSEVAETIGMASRTLTVPRAEADTWTETAQNLGLWMSQLVTAATAVYLRHRCEHPEFLLSLAVGNRIGVASRTPGLAVNVVPVRAKVGLDASFADIAEALVDDTYEIFDHTACHYSDIQRAAGTPLSDRGSYGAVVNVVEFVERLTFGDSPARYCGATTGTFEELSIGVYTDGSPDSDLYIRLDAPARLYDRAELRFIGEELIAHLRAVLAAGDKPVGTLDVLAGEHRDRVLAAAHGTRTPQSCLTVPELFTRRAEADPDAVALVDADDQVSYGELAARSDRIARALRGRGVAPETVVAVALPRSAELAAALLGVAKAGGAYLPVDPAAPVDRITARIGDTEARVLLTDAATAERLAADSGAPVTTVEALLSEGAADTPAVTAAPRADNLLAVLPDSATSGTDGAVALTHRNLARLTQDAPWCTADGTTVLWHTAHTSDALALDLWAPLLAGGRVVVAPGGDLDADALTAARAAHGITTVWLPASWFSAIAAERPEALAGLREVVTGGDRVPAAALRRVREACPELTVVHGHGPAESTLYAACHRLAAGEPLPDASTIGHPLDNTSLHVLGPGLNPLPAGVTGELYVAGTGLARGYAGRAAATAEHFVACPFGPAGAVMHRTGDRVRRREDGRLEYVARADRRERPAEVEEVLSEHAHLAQSVVLVTADGSGGRQRLVAYVVPAAGRTVETDELRRFAAGRLPESRVPSVFTVLDRLPLTAGGRVDLAALPEPASAEDTYRAPRNDIERTLAKAFAEVLELERVGIDDDFFDLGGNSLRAIRLVGLIRSELKQEVTIRRLFAARTVTGLSDMWKDLGQARRPGLRRRTREGAVL is encoded by the coding sequence GTGCGTTCATTCGGTGCGTCCTCTGCGCACAAGGGCATGTGGCGGGCGCAGGAGATGGCCCCCGACACGCCGAACCACGCGCTGACCATGTGGGACGTGGACGGTGACCTGGACCGGGAAGCCATCGGGTCCGCGTTCCTGCACGTCATGGGCGAGGCCGAGGTGCTGCGCGTCACCTTCTCCGACGACGGCGAGGGACTGCGCCTGGTCCCCAGGGAGCTGGGCGACTGGCGTCCGTTCGCCCTCGACCTGAGCGCCGAGGCCGACCCCGAGCAGGCGGCCCGCGACGCCCTCGCCGAACTGGTGCGGCAGCCCTTCGATCTCGGCCGGGACCTGCTGTTCCGGCTGGGCGCGGTCAAGCTGTCGGACACCCGCCACCTGCTGGTGATCGCCTACCACCACCTCATATCGGACGGGTTCGGCGCGGGCGGCCTGCTGTCCCGGCGCCTCGCCGAGGTCTACACGGCCCTGGTGCGCGGCGAGCCGGTGCCCGAGCTCGAACACCCCTGGGACACCGCGTCGTTCGCGGCCGAGGCCACCGACTACCTCGTCTCCGAGAAGTTCACCGAGGACTCCGCCTTCTGGCGCGACTACCTCAAGGACGCGCCCGCCCCCGCGCAGCTCCCGCGCGTCGCCCTCGGCGACGAGCAGCGCGCCGCCCTGTCCGAGCCGCTCGGCAGCGCCGACCGCTGGTCGGAGGTGGCCGAGACCATCGGCATGGCCTCCCGCACGCTGACCGTGCCGCGCGCCGAGGCCGACACCTGGACCGAGACCGCGCAGAACCTGGGCCTGTGGATGTCCCAACTGGTCACCGCCGCCACGGCCGTGTACCTGCGGCACCGCTGCGAACACCCCGAGTTCCTGCTCTCGCTCGCGGTGGGCAACCGGATCGGCGTGGCCAGCCGCACTCCCGGCCTCGCCGTGAACGTGGTCCCGGTGCGGGCGAAGGTCGGCCTCGACGCGTCCTTCGCTGACATCGCCGAGGCGCTCGTCGACGACACGTACGAGATCTTCGACCACACCGCCTGCCACTACTCCGACATCCAGCGGGCCGCCGGAACCCCGCTGAGCGACCGCGGCAGCTACGGCGCCGTCGTCAACGTCGTCGAGTTCGTCGAGCGGCTCACCTTCGGCGACAGCCCCGCCCGCTACTGCGGCGCGACCACCGGAACCTTCGAGGAGCTGTCCATCGGCGTCTACACCGACGGCAGCCCCGACAGCGACCTGTACATCCGGCTCGACGCCCCCGCCCGCCTCTACGACCGCGCCGAACTCCGCTTCATCGGCGAGGAGCTGATCGCCCACCTGCGCGCCGTGCTCGCCGCGGGCGACAAGCCGGTCGGCACCCTGGACGTGCTCGCCGGCGAGCACCGCGACCGGGTGCTGGCGGCGGCCCACGGCACGCGGACGCCGCAGTCCTGCCTGACGGTCCCCGAACTGTTCACCCGCCGGGCCGAGGCCGACCCCGACGCCGTCGCGCTGGTCGACGCGGACGACCAGGTGTCGTACGGCGAACTCGCCGCGCGCTCGGACCGGATCGCCCGTGCGCTGCGCGGGCGCGGCGTGGCGCCCGAGACGGTCGTCGCGGTGGCGCTGCCGCGCTCGGCGGAGCTCGCCGCCGCCCTCCTGGGTGTGGCGAAGGCGGGCGGCGCGTACCTCCCCGTCGACCCGGCGGCCCCGGTCGACCGGATCACCGCGCGGATCGGCGACACCGAGGCGCGCGTCCTGCTCACCGACGCGGCGACCGCCGAACGCCTCGCGGCGGACTCCGGCGCCCCGGTGACCACCGTCGAGGCGCTCCTGTCCGAGGGCGCCGCCGACACCCCGGCCGTCACGGCCGCCCCGCGAGCGGACAACCTCCTGGCCGTCCTCCCCGACTCCGCGACCTCCGGCACGGACGGGGCGGTGGCCCTCACCCACCGCAACCTCGCACGGCTCACCCAGGACGCACCGTGGTGCACGGCCGACGGCACCACGGTGCTGTGGCACACCGCGCACACCTCCGACGCGCTCGCCCTCGACCTGTGGGCGCCCCTCCTGGCCGGCGGCCGCGTGGTCGTGGCCCCGGGCGGGGACCTCGACGCCGACGCCCTGACCGCCGCGCGCGCCGCCCACGGCATCACCACGGTGTGGCTGCCCGCGAGCTGGTTCTCGGCGATCGCCGCCGAACGCCCCGAGGCGCTGGCCGGGCTGCGCGAGGTCGTCACCGGCGGCGACCGGGTGCCCGCCGCCGCGCTGCGCCGGGTCCGCGAGGCCTGCCCCGAACTGACCGTCGTGCACGGCCACGGCCCGGCCGAGTCGACCCTGTACGCCGCGTGCCACCGCCTGGCCGCGGGCGAACCGCTGCCCGACGCGTCCACGATCGGCCACCCCCTGGACAACACCTCCCTCCACGTCCTCGGCCCGGGCCTCAACCCGCTGCCCGCCGGTGTGACCGGCGAGCTGTACGTGGCCGGGACCGGCCTGGCGCGCGGCTACGCCGGGCGGGCCGCGGCGACCGCGGAGCACTTCGTGGCCTGTCCGTTCGGCCCGGCCGGCGCCGTCATGCACCGGACCGGTGACCGGGTGCGCCGGCGCGAGGACGGCCGGCTCGAGTACGTGGCGCGTGCCGATCGGCGCGAGCGGCCGGCGGAGGTGGAGGAGGTGCTGTCCGAGCACGCCCACCTCGCCCAGTCCGTCGTCCTCGTCACGGCGGACGGCTCCGGCGGCCGGCAGCGCCTGGTCGCGTACGTCGTCCCGGCCGCCGGGCGGACCGTCGAGACCGACGAACTGCGCCGGTTCGCCGCAGGCCGGCTGCCCGAGTCCCGGGTGCCGTCGGTGTTCACCGTCCTCGACCGGCTGCCGCTGACGGCGGGCGGCCGGGTCGACCTCGCGGCGCTGCCCGAGCCCGCCTCCGCCGAGGACACCTACCGGGCGCCGCGCAACGACATCGAGCGGACCCTGGCCAAGGCCTTCGCCGAGGTCCTCGAACTCGAACGGGTCGGCATCGACGACGACTTCTTCGACCTGGGCGGCAACTCGCTGCGGGCGATCCGCCTCGTCGGCCTGATCCGCTCCGAACTCAAGCAGGAAGTCACCATCCGCCGCCTGTTCGCGGCCCGGACCGTCACCGGTCTGTCGGACATGTGGAAGGACCTCGGGCAGGCCCGCAGGCCCGGTCTGCGCAGGCGGACCAGGGAAGGCGCCGTCCTGTAA
- the ccrA gene encoding crotonyl-CoA carboxylase/reductase has protein sequence MDSLTEALLSGAGPDEIGRHALPPQYRAAHLLAADVGMFDGVADPDVRKSLHVGSVPMPELAPDEVVVAVMASSINYNTVWSATFEPVPTFAFLKRQARNGGWDRRHDLPHQVVGSDAAGIVVRAGTGVRHWKPGDHVVASCVQVDDQEPATHADAMLGTGQRIWGYETNFGGLAHYAVVRASQLLPKPPHLTWEESASVLLTAATSYRMLIGDNGARIKQGDIVLVWGATGGLGAYAVQMVKNAGGIPVGVVGSEHKAAALRRLGCDVVIDRSAIGLGDDGAPTPERTIELGKRLGREIRRQVGEDPHVVFDYVGRATFGISVFVVRKGGTVVTCGSSTGYDHHFDNRYLWMNLKKVIGSHAANLQEQAECNRLFRLGHLAPVLSDVYPLDEVGEAARLVQLNRHIGKVGVLCLAPEEGLGVTDPALRERIGAERLNPLRGLGAAPRPAEGARS, from the coding sequence ATGGATTCTTTGACAGAAGCCCTGCTGTCCGGGGCCGGCCCGGACGAGATCGGGCGACACGCACTTCCCCCGCAGTACCGGGCCGCGCACCTGCTGGCCGCCGACGTCGGCATGTTCGACGGGGTGGCCGATCCCGACGTGCGCAAGTCGCTGCACGTCGGGTCCGTCCCCATGCCGGAGCTCGCCCCGGACGAGGTGGTCGTCGCCGTCATGGCGAGTTCCATCAACTACAACACCGTCTGGTCGGCGACGTTCGAACCGGTGCCCACCTTCGCGTTCCTCAAGCGCCAGGCCCGCAACGGCGGTTGGGACCGCCGGCACGACCTGCCGCACCAGGTCGTCGGATCGGACGCGGCCGGCATCGTCGTACGCGCCGGGACCGGCGTACGCCACTGGAAGCCCGGCGACCACGTGGTGGCCAGCTGCGTCCAGGTCGACGACCAGGAACCGGCCACCCACGCCGACGCCATGCTCGGCACCGGCCAGCGCATCTGGGGCTACGAGACGAACTTCGGCGGCCTCGCCCACTACGCGGTCGTCCGCGCCAGCCAGCTGCTGCCCAAACCGCCGCACCTGACCTGGGAGGAGTCCGCGAGCGTCCTGCTGACCGCGGCCACCTCCTACCGGATGCTCATCGGTGACAACGGCGCCCGGATCAAGCAGGGCGACATCGTGCTCGTCTGGGGCGCCACCGGTGGACTCGGCGCCTACGCGGTGCAGATGGTGAAGAACGCGGGCGGCATCCCCGTCGGCGTCGTCGGCTCCGAGCACAAGGCCGCGGCACTGCGCCGGCTCGGCTGCGACGTCGTCATCGACCGCAGCGCGATCGGCCTGGGCGACGACGGCGCACCCACCCCGGAACGCACCATCGAACTGGGCAAGCGCCTCGGCCGGGAGATCCGCCGCCAGGTCGGCGAGGACCCGCACGTCGTCTTCGACTACGTCGGGCGCGCCACGTTCGGGATCTCCGTGTTCGTCGTCCGCAAGGGCGGCACGGTCGTCACCTGCGGATCGAGCACCGGCTACGACCACCACTTCGACAACCGCTACCTGTGGATGAACCTCAAGAAGGTCATCGGCAGCCACGCCGCGAACCTCCAGGAACAGGCCGAGTGCAACCGCCTGTTCCGCCTCGGCCACCTGGCCCCCGTCCTCTCCGACGTCTACCCGCTCGACGAGGTGGGCGAGGCGGCGCGCCTCGTCCAGCTCAACCGGCACATCGGCAAGGTCGGTGTGCTGTGCCTCGCCCCCGAGGAGGGCCTCGGCGTCACCGACCCCGCCCTGCGGGAGAGGATCGGCGCCGAGCGGCTCAACCCGCTGCGCGGTCTGGGCGCGGCGCCCCGCCCCGCCGAAGGCGCTCGGTCATGA